The Bacteroidota bacterium genome includes a region encoding these proteins:
- a CDS encoding RNA polymerase subunit sigma, with protein MQEQELIPHLFRTEYRKIISVLCKVFGFEYIAIAEDIVSETFLLAAETWGLKGLPQNPTAWLYTVAKNKAKDLLKHNDVFNKKIEPAFKRSTSLSEETEIDLSGKNINDSQLQMMFAICNSAIPTEAQIGLSLNILCGFGAEEIADAFLSNKETIYKRLSRAKEKLRSENIKIELPAPSEINARLETVLTTIYLLFSEGYYSTSQNTTLRRDLCLEAMRLNLMLTEFEITNTPAANALLSLMCFHSSRFDARTNLNGELILYEEQDENLWNKELILKGEYYLNRASTGKLLSKYHLEAAIAYWHTIKNDSTEKWENILQLYNRLLQIEYSPIAALNRTFALSKANGKLQAIEEAEKLDLKNNHLYHMLLGNLYIDINNAKSGEHFKTALELAKTTSDKSFILQTINKRSAIN; from the coding sequence ATGCAGGAACAAGAATTGATACCACATTTATTCCGGACGGAGTACAGAAAAATAATATCTGTACTTTGTAAGGTATTTGGATTTGAGTATATCGCTATTGCGGAAGATATTGTAAGTGAAACATTTTTATTGGCGGCGGAAACCTGGGGATTAAAAGGATTGCCACAAAATCCAACTGCATGGTTATATACTGTTGCAAAAAATAAAGCAAAAGATCTTTTAAAACACAACGATGTATTTAACAAAAAAATAGAGCCTGCTTTTAAAAGATCAACTTCATTGAGTGAAGAAACGGAGATCGATCTTTCAGGAAAAAATATCAACGACAGTCAATTGCAAATGATGTTTGCCATATGCAATTCTGCTATACCCACGGAGGCACAAATCGGGTTATCACTCAATATTCTTTGCGGATTTGGGGCGGAAGAAATTGCGGATGCATTTTTAAGCAACAAAGAAACGATCTATAAACGTTTATCAAGAGCAAAGGAAAAACTCAGATCTGAAAATATAAAAATAGAATTGCCGGCTCCATCAGAGATCAACGCGAGATTAGAGACTGTATTAACAACAATTTATTTATTATTTAGTGAAGGATATTATTCTACGTCACAAAATACAACATTGCGCAGGGACCTGTGTTTGGAGGCAATGCGATTAAATTTAATGTTGACGGAATTTGAAATTACCAATACTCCGGCTGCAAACGCTTTATTATCATTAATGTGTTTTCACTCTTCGCGTTTTGATGCAAGAACGAATTTAAACGGCGAACTTATTTTATATGAGGAGCAGGATGAAAATTTATGGAATAAAGAATTAATACTAAAGGGAGAATATTATTTGAACAGAGCCTCTACGGGAAAATTACTATCAAAGTATCATTTGGAAGCAGCAATTGCTTATTGGCACACAATTAAAAACGACAGCACCGAAAAATGGGAAAATATATTACAGCTTTATAACAGGTTATTACAAATAGAGTACTCTCCTATTGCTGCACTCAACAGAACCTTTGCATTATCAAAAGCAAATGGAAAACTACAGGCCATAGAGGAAGCTGAAAAACTTGATCTGAAAAACAACCATTTATATCATATGTTGCTAGGTAATTTATACATTGATATAAATAATGCGAAATCCGGAGAGCACTTTAAAACTGCCTTAGAGCTCGCAAAAACCACTTCGGATAAATCGTTTATTTTACAAACTATCAATAAACGCTCAGCAATTAATTAA
- a CDS encoding VOC family protein has product MTGSENALNWFEISVSDIKRAKTFYETIFGIEMPTQEMMGMQMAFFPSEDMNGKVSGSLVQGDMHKPSADGAKIYLNGNPDLNIALSKVESAGGKVIMPKTHIGEDIGNMAFFIDSEGNTVALHSNK; this is encoded by the coding sequence ATGACAGGATCAGAAAATGCATTAAATTGGTTTGAAATATCCGTAAGCGATATCAAACGAGCAAAAACTTTTTACGAAACTATTTTCGGTATTGAAATGCCAACACAGGAAATGATGGGCATGCAAATGGCCTTTTTCCCGTCGGAGGATATGAACGGGAAAGTTTCCGGTTCATTGGTGCAAGGTGACATGCACAAACCGAGTGCTGATGGGGCAAAAATTTATTTGAATGGAAATCCCGATCTTAACATCGCTTTATCGAAAGTGGAAAGTGCAGGTGGCAAGGTGATAATGCCGAAAACACATATTGGAGAAGATATAGGTAATATGGCCTTTTTTATCGATTCTGAAGGAAATACTGTTGCTTTACATTCAAATAAATAA
- a CDS encoding transcription initiation protein, translating to MKEFLLVFRRDASVNEPPMSPEQIQTMMKPWQDWIGSIAAQNKLVTAGNRLTPDGAVIKPNNVITNGPFVEIKEAIGRYTIIKCETMEEAVELSKNCPILFNGGSVEVRTIVPMD from the coding sequence ATGAAAGAATTTTTATTAGTGTTCAGAAGAGACGCTTCTGTGAACGAACCCCCAATGTCGCCCGAACAAATTCAAACCATGATGAAACCCTGGCAGGATTGGATAGGAAGTATAGCAGCTCAAAATAAATTGGTGACTGCAGGAAACCGGTTAACACCTGATGGAGCTGTGATAAAACCGAATAATGTGATCACAAATGGGCCATTTGTGGAAATTAAAGAAGCGATTGGCAGATATACAATTATCAAATGTGAAACAATGGAAGAGGCAGTTGAATTATCTAAAAATTGCCCCATTTTATTTAATGGCGGAAGTGTTGAAGTGCGCACAATTGTACCAATGGATTAA